One stretch of Sander vitreus isolate 19-12246 chromosome 16, sanVit1, whole genome shotgun sequence DNA includes these proteins:
- the bmpr1bb gene encoding bone morphogenetic protein receptor, type IBb isoform X1: MVVVGLPQEWAWQAVLLMTGLASLSRGSDANMLDTMLLKNGWKGGSERRVEMSSSTATVSAQKVLWCHCYHHCPPDSVNNTCMTDGYCFTMVKEEEAGLVVHTAGCLPLTGSEFQCRDTGNARSAIECCTDQDYCNRDLNLTIPPLMPSDNDDSSIPYMALFISITVCSIILGLILVFFYFRYKRQASRPRYSIELEQEETYIPPGESLKDLIEHSRSVGSGSGSGLPLLVQRTIAKQIQMVKQIGKGRYGEVWMGKWRGERVAVKVFFTTEEESWFRETEIYQTFLMRHDNILGFIAADIKGTGSWTQLYLITDYHENGSLYDYLKSNTLDVKALLKLAYSSISGLCHLHTEIYGTQGKPAIAHRDLKSKNILVKKNGFCCIADLGLAVKFNSDTNEVDIPPNLRVGTKRYMPPEVLEETLNRTYFQSFIMADMYSFGLIVWEMARRCISGGIVEEYQLPYHDLVSTDPSYEDMIEVICIKKQRPSFANRWSSDECLRQMGKLMSECWAHNPASRLTALRVKKTLAKMLETQDIKL; the protein is encoded by the exons CCAACATGTTGGACACCATGCTGCTGAAGAACGGATGGAAGGGGGGATCAGAGCGAAGGGTGGAGATGAGCAGCAGCACAGCCACAGTTTCAGCTCAGAAAGTGCTTTGGTGTCACTGCTACCACCACTGCCCCCCAGACTCTGTCAACAATACTTGCAT GACTGATGGTTACTGCTTCACCAtggtgaaggaggaggaggcgggtcTGGTGGTACACACTGCAGGTTGTTTGCCTCTTACCGGCTCTGAGTTCCAGTGCAGA gaCACAGGGAATGCACGGAGCGCTATTGAGTGTTGCACGGATCAGGACTATTGCAACAGAGACTTGAATCTTACTATTCCTCCACTTATGCCGTCAG ATAACGATGACAGCAGTATTCCATACATGGCTCTCTTCATTTCAATCACAGTCTGCAGCATCATCCTGGGTCTCATCCTCGTCTTCTTCTACTTCAG ATATAAGCGTCAGGCGTCACGACCACGCTACAGTATCGAGCTGGAGCAGGAGGAGACCTACATCCCCCCTGGGGAGTCACTGAAGGACCTGATAGAGCATTCCCGCAGTGTCGGGTCTGGCTCTGGGTCAGGACTCCCTCTACTG GTGCAGCGCACAATCGCCAAGCAGATTCAGATGGTTAAGCAGATTGGAAAAGGGCGATACGGAGAGGTCTGGATGGGCaagtggagaggagagagagttgCTGTCAAAGTCTTCTTCACCACAGAGGAAGAGAGTTGGTTCAGAGAAACTGAAATATACCAGACCTTCTTGATGAGACATGATAATATACTGG GATTCATAGCAGCAGATATTAAGGGAACCGGCTCGTGGACTCAGCTCTACCTAATTACAGACTACCATGAAAATGGATCTTTATACGACTACCTCAAGTCCAACACCTTAGACGTCAAGGCTCTGCTGAAACTGGCCTACTCGTCCATATCAGGCCTCTGTCACCTGCACACTGAGATCTATGGCACACAGGGCAAACCAGCCATTGCACACCGAGACCTGAAGAGTAAAAACatcttggtaaaaaaaaatggattctGCTGTATAGCAGACCTTGGACTGGCGGTCAAGTTTAACAG TGACACCAACGAGGTGGATATCCCTCCCAACCTCCGAGTTGGGACAAAGCGCTACATGCCGCCTGAAGTGCTGGAAGAGACCCTGAACAGGACCTACTTCCAGTCTTTTATAATGGCTGACATGTACAGTTTTGGCCTCATCGTTTGGGAAATGGCCCGACGTTGCATCTCTGGag GCATTGTGGAGGAGTATCAGCTGCCCTATCATGACCTTGTGTCCACTGATCCGTCTTATGAGGACATGATAGAAGTCATCTGCATTAAGAAACAAAGACCTTCATTTGCTAACCGCTGGAGCAGCGATGAG TGTCTACGGCAGATGGGAAAACTGATGTCCGAGTGCTGGGCTCACAACCCAGCTTCTCGCCTCACAGCGCTGAGAGTGAAGAAGACCCTAGCGAAGATGTTAGAGACCCAAGACATCAAACTGTGA
- the bmpr1bb gene encoding bone morphogenetic protein receptor, type IBb isoform X2: MLDTMLLKNGWKGGSERRVEMSSSTATVSAQKVLWCHCYHHCPPDSVNNTCMTDGYCFTMVKEEEAGLVVHTAGCLPLTGSEFQCRDTGNARSAIECCTDQDYCNRDLNLTIPPLMPSDNDDSSIPYMALFISITVCSIILGLILVFFYFRYKRQASRPRYSIELEQEETYIPPGESLKDLIEHSRSVGSGSGSGLPLLVQRTIAKQIQMVKQIGKGRYGEVWMGKWRGERVAVKVFFTTEEESWFRETEIYQTFLMRHDNILGFIAADIKGTGSWTQLYLITDYHENGSLYDYLKSNTLDVKALLKLAYSSISGLCHLHTEIYGTQGKPAIAHRDLKSKNILVKKNGFCCIADLGLAVKFNSDTNEVDIPPNLRVGTKRYMPPEVLEETLNRTYFQSFIMADMYSFGLIVWEMARRCISGGIVEEYQLPYHDLVSTDPSYEDMIEVICIKKQRPSFANRWSSDECLRQMGKLMSECWAHNPASRLTALRVKKTLAKMLETQDIKL, encoded by the exons ATGTTGGACACCATGCTGCTGAAGAACGGATGGAAGGGGGGATCAGAGCGAAGGGTGGAGATGAGCAGCAGCACAGCCACAGTTTCAGCTCAGAAAGTGCTTTGGTGTCACTGCTACCACCACTGCCCCCCAGACTCTGTCAACAATACTTGCAT GACTGATGGTTACTGCTTCACCAtggtgaaggaggaggaggcgggtcTGGTGGTACACACTGCAGGTTGTTTGCCTCTTACCGGCTCTGAGTTCCAGTGCAGA gaCACAGGGAATGCACGGAGCGCTATTGAGTGTTGCACGGATCAGGACTATTGCAACAGAGACTTGAATCTTACTATTCCTCCACTTATGCCGTCAG ATAACGATGACAGCAGTATTCCATACATGGCTCTCTTCATTTCAATCACAGTCTGCAGCATCATCCTGGGTCTCATCCTCGTCTTCTTCTACTTCAG ATATAAGCGTCAGGCGTCACGACCACGCTACAGTATCGAGCTGGAGCAGGAGGAGACCTACATCCCCCCTGGGGAGTCACTGAAGGACCTGATAGAGCATTCCCGCAGTGTCGGGTCTGGCTCTGGGTCAGGACTCCCTCTACTG GTGCAGCGCACAATCGCCAAGCAGATTCAGATGGTTAAGCAGATTGGAAAAGGGCGATACGGAGAGGTCTGGATGGGCaagtggagaggagagagagttgCTGTCAAAGTCTTCTTCACCACAGAGGAAGAGAGTTGGTTCAGAGAAACTGAAATATACCAGACCTTCTTGATGAGACATGATAATATACTGG GATTCATAGCAGCAGATATTAAGGGAACCGGCTCGTGGACTCAGCTCTACCTAATTACAGACTACCATGAAAATGGATCTTTATACGACTACCTCAAGTCCAACACCTTAGACGTCAAGGCTCTGCTGAAACTGGCCTACTCGTCCATATCAGGCCTCTGTCACCTGCACACTGAGATCTATGGCACACAGGGCAAACCAGCCATTGCACACCGAGACCTGAAGAGTAAAAACatcttggtaaaaaaaaatggattctGCTGTATAGCAGACCTTGGACTGGCGGTCAAGTTTAACAG TGACACCAACGAGGTGGATATCCCTCCCAACCTCCGAGTTGGGACAAAGCGCTACATGCCGCCTGAAGTGCTGGAAGAGACCCTGAACAGGACCTACTTCCAGTCTTTTATAATGGCTGACATGTACAGTTTTGGCCTCATCGTTTGGGAAATGGCCCGACGTTGCATCTCTGGag GCATTGTGGAGGAGTATCAGCTGCCCTATCATGACCTTGTGTCCACTGATCCGTCTTATGAGGACATGATAGAAGTCATCTGCATTAAGAAACAAAGACCTTCATTTGCTAACCGCTGGAGCAGCGATGAG TGTCTACGGCAGATGGGAAAACTGATGTCCGAGTGCTGGGCTCACAACCCAGCTTCTCGCCTCACAGCGCTGAGAGTGAAGAAGACCCTAGCGAAGATGTTAGAGACCCAAGACATCAAACTGTGA